The Pseudonocardia sp. HH130630-07 DNA window GGTCCGCCCCGGTCGCGGACCCGGCGGCGTCGACCGCCGCGAAGGCCGTCAGCACCAGCGTCGCGGTGACGCCGAGTGCGGACAGCAAGCCTCTCTTCGACACGATCACTCCTTCGTGAACCGTCACCGGCCCCGCGCCTGCGGAGCCGGACGCGCCGACGGCCGGTGTCAGCCCGGTCCGGTGGTGGACCCGAACGTGCCGGCGGCGACCGCCGCCGCCACCTCGTCCGGGGTGTAGCCGATCTCCGCGGCGACCTGGGCGGTGTGCTCGCCGGGGCCGGGCAGGTCGTGCCGTACCGGCAGCCGGTGCCCGGCCAGCTCCAGCGGCAGCGCCGGGAGCCGCACCCCGCGGCCGTCGGGCAGGGTCAGGTCGACCAGCGCGCCCGGCTCGGCCAGGTGCGGGTCCTCGGCCAGGTCCTCCGGGCGCTGGATCGGGGCGAACGGCAGGCCGATCTCCGCGCAGCGCCGCGCGGCCTCGTCGAGGTCCAGCGCCCCGACCGTCGTCCGGATCCGGGGCAGCACCCGGTCCCGCGCGGCGACCCGGCCGGTGTTGGTGGCGAGCGAGGTGTCCGCGGCGAGATCGTCGAGACCGAACCCGGCGCAGAACGCGCGCCACTGGGTGTCGGTGACGACACCGAGGAAGAGCTTCTCGCCGTCGGCGGTGTCGAACACGTCGTACACCGCCCAGGCCGAGAGCCGGGCCGGCATCGGTGCCGCCGCGCGGCCGGTGACCGCGTACTGGGCCATGTGCTGGCCGACGAGGAACACGTTGTTCTCGAACAGCGAGCTGCGGACCAGCTGCCCGCGTCCGGTCCCCCGGCGCTCGTGCAGCGCCGCGAGGACGCCGACGGCCGCGAACACCCCACCCATCACGTCGTTCACCGACGCCCCGGCCCGCAGTGGCCGTCCGGGCGGGCCGGTCATGTAGGCGAGACCGCCCAGCATCTGGACGACCTCGTCGAGCGCGGTGCGCTGCTCGTAGGCGCCGGACAGGAAGCCCTTCAGGCTGCAGTAGACGAGCCCCGGGTTGTCCTCGCGCAGGTCGTCGTAGCCCAGGCCCAGCGCGTCCAGCGCCCCGGGGCGGAAGTTCTCGGTGACGACGTCGGCCGTCGCGACCAGCCGGCGGGCGTACTCCAGTCCCTCGGCGCTGTGCAGGTCCACCGCCACCGACCGCTTGTTGCGGTTGTACATCGCGAAGAACCCGGCTCCGGAGCCGGGCAGCCTGCGGGTGCGGTCGCCGTCGC harbors:
- a CDS encoding CaiB/BaiF CoA transferase family protein, with product MSAPDATGDRPLPLAGVRVVEFSHMVMGPSCGLVLGDLGADVVKVEPVGDGDRTRRLPGSGAGFFAMYNRNKRSVAVDLHSAEGLEYARRLVATADVVTENFRPGALDALGLGYDDLREDNPGLVYCSLKGFLSGAYEQRTALDEVVQMLGGLAYMTGPPGRPLRAGASVNDVMGGVFAAVGVLAALHERRGTGRGQLVRSSLFENNVFLVGQHMAQYAVTGRAAAPMPARLSAWAVYDVFDTADGEKLFLGVVTDTQWRAFCAGFGLDDLAADTSLATNTGRVAARDRVLPRIRTTVGALDLDEAARRCAEIGLPFAPIQRPEDLAEDPHLAEPGALVDLTLPDGRGVRLPALPLELAGHRLPVRHDLPGPGEHTAQVAAEIGYTPDEVAAAVAAGTFGSTTGPG